The following coding sequences are from one Gemmatimonadota bacterium window:
- a CDS encoding FAD-binding oxidoreductase, with protein sequence MPALLRTDSDLRARYAQGGGVYRIIPAAVARPTTLAELRAVLTEARAAGLAITPRGAGSAMDGGNVGEGVVLDLTAFDAGRCVVDAADRLAICTPSLTIPTVQRAAAAHDLHLPMDPSSAGWATLGGLIGTNASGARTVRDGAMRRWVEAVTLETDDGPLTLARGIAPDQRHPVIQRWQRDVLPLLARHRAAILARWPRTRKQSFGYDLAAWWASGDLVDLVIGAEGTLGVMTEVTVRLAPIAAHRLALRVVLADRALLVPALETVRRHDPAVLEFLDGSFLRLVEAEVPAGTAAVLLADLEGEHADELQARAAALQQDLAGLGAGVTEAVVAADAAAIAALWRIRHGASPRLAALTDGRQSMQIIEDGCVPPAALGRYLDAVDAACRAERIDAVMFGHAGDGHVHVNLLPNLREADWLGRVRGVYEEVAGALLALGGTPSGEHGAGRLRAPLIERFLGPEAVTCFQAIKTAFDPAGRHNPGVILADGHDPLSRLKVGPDAAPLPAGMAEALAAIEREGRWGESRWSNDDR encoded by the coding sequence ATGCCAGCGCTCCTTCGAACCGATTCCGACCTCCGTGCGCGCTATGCGCAGGGGGGTGGCGTCTACCGGATCATCCCCGCCGCGGTGGCCCGGCCGACGACGCTGGCGGAGCTGCGCGCGGTGCTCACCGAGGCGCGCGCGGCGGGGCTCGCCATCACGCCGCGCGGTGCCGGGAGCGCGATGGATGGTGGCAACGTCGGCGAAGGCGTCGTGCTCGACCTCACCGCGTTCGACGCGGGCCGGTGCGTCGTCGATGCCGCGGATCGACTCGCGATCTGCACGCCGTCGCTCACCATCCCCACGGTGCAGCGCGCTGCCGCGGCGCACGACCTCCACCTCCCGATGGACCCCTCCAGTGCCGGCTGGGCGACGCTCGGCGGACTCATCGGCACCAACGCCTCCGGCGCGCGCACCGTGCGCGATGGCGCGATGCGTCGCTGGGTCGAGGCGGTGACGCTCGAGACGGACGATGGTCCGCTGACCCTGGCACGAGGGATCGCGCCGGACCAGCGGCACCCGGTCATCCAGCGCTGGCAGCGTGACGTGCTGCCCCTCCTCGCGCGGCATCGCGCCGCGATACTGGCGCGGTGGCCGCGCACGCGCAAGCAGAGCTTCGGCTACGATCTCGCGGCGTGGTGGGCCAGCGGCGACCTCGTCGATCTGGTGATCGGTGCGGAGGGTACCCTCGGCGTGATGACCGAGGTCACGGTGCGCCTCGCCCCGATCGCCGCCCACCGCCTGGCGTTGCGGGTGGTGCTGGCCGACCGCGCCCTGCTGGTGCCGGCGCTCGAGACGGTGCGCCGCCACGATCCGGCGGTGCTCGAATTCCTCGACGGCTCCTTCCTCCGACTGGTGGAGGCCGAGGTCCCTGCGGGGACCGCCGCGGTCCTGCTCGCCGATCTCGAGGGGGAGCATGCCGACGAGTTGCAGGCACGCGCGGCGGCGCTCCAGCAGGATCTTGCGGGGCTGGGTGCAGGAGTGACCGAGGCGGTCGTCGCGGCCGACGCGGCGGCAATCGCGGCGCTTTGGCGCATCCGCCACGGCGCCTCGCCCCGCCTCGCGGCGCTCACCGATGGTCGGCAGTCGATGCAGATCATCGAGGACGGCTGCGTCCCGCCTGCTGCACTGGGCCGTTACCTCGACGCGGTCGATGCCGCGTGCCGCGCCGAGCGGATCGACGCGGTGATGTTCGGCCATGCGGGCGATGGCCACGTGCACGTGAACCTCCTCCCCAACCTGCGCGAGGCCGATTGGCTCGGCCGCGTGCGCGGCGTCTACGAGGAAGTCGCCGGTGCGCTCCTCGCGCTGGGTGGGACGCCCTCCGGGGAGCATGGCGCGGGGCGGCTCCGCGCACCGCTGATCGAACGCTTTCTGGGGCCCGAGGCGGTCACCTGCTTCCAGGCCATCAAGACGGCGTTCGATCCGGCTGGCCGCCACAATCCGGGGGTCATTCTCGCCGACGGCCACGACCCGCTCAGCCGGCTCAAAGTCGGGCCCGACGCCGCGCCGCTCCCGGCCGGGATGGCGGAGGCGCTGGCGGCGATCGAGCGGGAGGGGCGGTGGGGGGAGAGCCGGTGGTCGAACGATGATCGATGA
- a CDS encoding 3-hydroxyacyl-CoA dehydrogenase family protein yields MSIGTVGVVGAGLMGSGIAQAVAMAGHDVLIHDSNGAQWNTARGRIESSLAKLVEKGKLTPEALLATSSRINFVPDLGAFAVCDLVIEAIVESLDAKRALWQRLEGICRAETLFATNTSSLSVVDQTVGLRHPERLLGMHFFNPVPMMPLVEVVRSVRTAPAAVDAATEFARGLGKTAITSRDESGFVVNLLLVPYLVDAVHALERGVGTIADIDAAMKLGAGHPMGPFTLLDFIGLDTVVQIGEIMFDQYREARYAPPPLLRRMVAAGYLGKKSGVGFYDWRGAQPVPMELGL; encoded by the coding sequence GTGAGCATCGGCACGGTGGGCGTGGTCGGCGCGGGATTGATGGGCAGTGGCATCGCGCAGGCGGTGGCGATGGCGGGGCACGACGTGCTCATCCACGACAGCAACGGCGCCCAGTGGAACACCGCCCGCGGCCGGATCGAGTCGTCGCTGGCGAAGCTGGTCGAGAAGGGGAAGCTGACGCCGGAGGCGCTCCTCGCGACCAGCAGCCGGATCAACTTCGTCCCCGATCTCGGCGCGTTCGCCGTCTGCGACCTGGTGATCGAGGCGATCGTCGAGTCGCTCGACGCCAAGCGTGCGCTCTGGCAGCGGCTCGAGGGCATTTGCCGTGCCGAGACACTCTTTGCCACGAACACGTCATCGCTGAGTGTGGTGGACCAGACGGTGGGGCTGCGCCATCCGGAGCGGCTGCTCGGGATGCACTTCTTCAATCCGGTGCCGATGATGCCGCTGGTCGAGGTGGTGCGCTCGGTGCGCACGGCGCCGGCCGCGGTCGACGCGGCGACGGAGTTCGCCCGCGGACTGGGGAAGACGGCGATCACCAGTCGCGATGAGTCGGGCTTCGTCGTCAACCTGCTGCTGGTGCCGTATCTGGTGGATGCGGTGCACGCGCTGGAGCGCGGCGTGGGGACGATCGCCGACATCGACGCGGCGATGAAGCTCGGTGCCGGCCATCCGATGGGGCCGTTCACGCTGCTCGACTTCATCGGCCTCGACACCGTGGTGCAGATCGGCGAGATCATGTTCGACCAGTATCGCGAGGCGCGCTACGCCCCGCCGCCGCTGCTGCGGCGGATGGTCGCGGCCGGCTATCTCGGAAAGAAGAGTGGGGTGGGCTTCTACGATTGGCGCGGCGCGCAGCCGGTGCCGATGGAGCTCGGGCTGTGA
- a CDS encoding zinc-binding dehydrogenase has protein sequence MRALSLTATGGPEHLAVLDLPAPRLQAPDEVRIGVRAIALNRLDLWVANGLPAAPIKAFPHIVGADAAGVVLEVGPAVTSVQVGDRVVVNPGVSCGQCTACLAGDEVFCRHFGLLGEHRPGTAAEEIVLPARNVARLDGEWSWAEAAAFSLASLTAWRMLTTRARVHAGESVLIWGIGGGVAVAALQIARFLGAHVAVTSGSDAKLARATAFGAELALQHGGSADIPAAVKAHFGRGVDVVVDTVGAPTWPRSLKALRPGGRLVTCGATGGPEVALDLRRLFWFQWSLLGSTMGTSSEFAAVVAHGNAGRFRPPVDAIFPLADGAAAYQRLAAGDQFGKLVLEVSS, from the coding sequence ATGCGCGCGCTCTCTCTCACCGCCACCGGCGGTCCCGAGCATCTGGCCGTTCTCGACCTCCCCGCGCCGCGCCTGCAGGCGCCCGATGAGGTCCGCATCGGCGTCCGCGCGATCGCCCTGAATCGCCTCGATCTCTGGGTGGCAAACGGGCTGCCGGCCGCGCCAATCAAGGCATTCCCGCATATCGTGGGGGCCGACGCCGCTGGCGTGGTGCTCGAGGTCGGCCCCGCCGTCACCTCGGTCCAGGTCGGTGATCGCGTGGTGGTGAACCCCGGCGTCTCCTGCGGGCAGTGCACCGCATGTCTCGCCGGCGACGAAGTCTTCTGTCGCCACTTCGGATTGCTCGGAGAGCATCGCCCCGGCACCGCCGCCGAAGAGATCGTGCTCCCCGCGCGCAACGTCGCGCGCCTCGACGGGGAGTGGAGCTGGGCCGAGGCCGCCGCCTTTTCCCTCGCCTCGCTGACCGCCTGGCGGATGCTGACGACCCGGGCGCGGGTGCACGCCGGGGAATCGGTCCTGATCTGGGGCATCGGCGGCGGGGTCGCTGTCGCCGCGCTCCAGATTGCCCGCTTCCTCGGCGCCCACGTCGCGGTCACCTCCGGCTCCGACGCCAAGCTGGCCCGGGCCACGGCGTTCGGCGCCGAGTTGGCGCTCCAGCACGGCGGCAGCGCTGACATCCCGGCGGCCGTCAAGGCACATTTCGGCCGCGGCGTCGATGTCGTCGTCGACACCGTGGGCGCGCCGACCTGGCCCAGGTCGCTCAAGGCGCTGCGCCCAGGGGGCCGCCTGGTCACCTGCGGGGCGACCGGTGGCCCCGAGGTGGCGCTCGACCTGCGACGGCTCTTCTGGTTCCAGTGGAGCCTGCTCGGGTCGACGATGGGGACCAGCAGCGAATTCGCGGCGGTGGTCGCCCATGGCAACGCCGGACGCTTCCGACCCCCGGTCGATGCGATCTTTCCCCTCGCCGACGGGGCCGCGGCCTACCAGCGCCTCGCGGCCGGCGATCAGTTCGGCAAACTCGTGCTTGAGGTCTCTTCGTGA
- a CDS encoding zinc ribbon domain-containing protein produces the protein MTDLEHLAAALLAQWRAEGGPVDGPIAVGSILDRTMPYRVARRLLGIDVSEDYEALLLRLVAEEEGLVMAEPADAAEMARTTMAARIPDLDVLQLLRSATVTFHASTAMRLDGVLPLRPPAPTEPSPWAPPTPASPAEPAVETPVIPIRSEVVADHTAVAPPTPPMPPAPAPAFVTQVRFDAPGAGCWSCEATLPSGRTVKFCPFCGADQREPTCPACNVTVERGWKHCPDCGERLPAS, from the coding sequence ATGACCGATCTTGAACACCTTGCCGCCGCGCTGTTGGCGCAGTGGCGCGCCGAGGGCGGCCCGGTCGATGGACCGATCGCCGTCGGGTCGATTCTCGATCGCACCATGCCGTATCGCGTGGCGCGCCGACTGCTCGGCATCGATGTGAGCGAGGACTACGAGGCGCTGCTCCTCCGCCTCGTCGCCGAAGAAGAGGGCCTCGTCATGGCGGAGCCCGCCGATGCCGCCGAGATGGCGCGGACCACGATGGCGGCGCGGATCCCCGACCTCGATGTCCTGCAGCTGCTCCGCTCTGCCACGGTGACCTTCCATGCCAGCACGGCGATGCGGCTCGACGGGGTGTTGCCGCTCCGGCCGCCTGCACCGACCGAGCCGTCGCCCTGGGCACCGCCGACGCCGGCCTCGCCCGCCGAGCCGGCCGTCGAGACGCCGGTGATCCCGATTCGCAGCGAGGTCGTCGCCGATCACACCGCGGTGGCGCCGCCGACGCCGCCGATGCCGCCTGCGCCCGCGCCGGCCTTCGTGACGCAGGTGCGCTTCGATGCCCCGGGGGCAGGATGCTGGAGCTGCGAGGCTACGCTGCCGAGCGGCCGGACGGTGAAGTTCTGCCCGTTCTGTGGTGCCGATCAGCGTGAGCCGACGTGTCCCGCCTGCAACGTCACGGTGGAACGCGGCTGGAAGCACTGCCCCGATTGCGGCGAACGGCTGCCGGCCAGCTGA
- a CDS encoding ribonuclease HI — protein sequence MAIVHLDESCLGNGKPGDNPGGAGGLVEIRTSAGLQRREFYLHSKATTNNRMALASAIAALQLLGQKKNRLRLLVISDSEYLVKGIREWAPAWKARGWVRKGGGIENLELWRALWQSLDLHDVQFIWVRGHAGHPKNEYANDLAIAAATKQITSDGIIESGYDAWLEAKHAARQYLGYDPDATFAALESRLAAGERFPIKEVGA from the coding sequence ATCGCCATCGTGCATCTCGACGAGAGCTGTCTCGGCAACGGCAAACCGGGCGACAACCCCGGCGGCGCCGGCGGGCTCGTCGAAATCCGCACCAGTGCCGGCCTGCAGCGCCGCGAGTTCTACCTCCACTCCAAGGCGACCACCAACAATCGGATGGCGCTCGCGAGTGCGATCGCCGCGCTGCAGCTGCTCGGGCAGAAGAAGAACCGGCTGCGACTGCTGGTGATTTCCGACAGCGAGTATCTCGTGAAGGGAATCCGCGAATGGGCACCGGCGTGGAAGGCGCGCGGCTGGGTCAGGAAGGGCGGCGGGATCGAGAACCTCGAGTTGTGGCGCGCGCTCTGGCAGTCGCTCGACCTGCACGACGTGCAGTTCATCTGGGTGCGCGGCCATGCGGGCCATCCGAAGAACGAATACGCCAACGATCTCGCGATTGCGGCCGCCACGAAGCAGATCACCTCCGATGGCATCATCGAGTCGGGGTATGACGCCTGGCTGGAGGCGAAGCACGCCGCGCGCCAGTATCTGGGGTACGACCCGGACGCGACCTTTGCGGCGCTCGAATCACGACTCGCCGCCGGGGAACGCTTCCCGATCAAGGAGGTGGGGGCATGA
- a CDS encoding amidohydrolase family protein — translation MIPLQGSMMARPGFPGARRHLGWWATALLCWLGGCMGAPAGAGVTALTGATVIDVVSGRPITDAVVLIRDGMIVSIGSSAELAVPSGATTVDLAGRWIVPGFIDAHAHLQPWGLAASLRYGVTTVRDLHDGLPLADTLRALVGRGPTPRLFLAGAMVDAPPTTYPDAIALAEPDSASAVVQRLAATGVQWVKGYTHLTPPLLGALVTAARAQGRPVAAHLGLTNAVEAAMRGVTSIEHLSGVPEASDDSVALQAEHRRGFFDGWTAFELAWAQMAPAALGGIARDLAATGVVLVPTLGLHETFAHLDDSLVYRSPDLAAVPDSARRNWNVPGMIKRAGWTPGIYPRFREARPIQDAFVRTFVAAGGRVATGTDASNQLLVPGAGVHLEMELLVHAGLSPLEALRAATVNGAHLLRADHLGRLRPGAAADLVVLGGDPLVEIRNTRLIVKVMSRGEWVNR, via the coding sequence GTGATTCCACTTCAGGGCTCCATGATGGCGCGCCCCGGGTTTCCCGGGGCGCGTCGTCACTTGGGGTGGTGGGCCACCGCGCTGCTCTGCTGGCTCGGTGGATGTATGGGTGCGCCCGCCGGTGCGGGTGTCACCGCGCTGACCGGCGCGACCGTGATCGACGTGGTCTCGGGCCGCCCGATCACCGATGCCGTGGTGCTGATTCGCGACGGGATGATCGTCTCGATCGGCTCGTCGGCGGAGCTGGCCGTTCCCTCGGGCGCCACGACCGTCGACCTCGCCGGGCGCTGGATCGTCCCCGGCTTCATCGACGCGCACGCCCACCTGCAGCCGTGGGGCCTCGCGGCGTCGCTTCGCTACGGCGTGACGACGGTGCGCGACCTCCACGACGGCCTCCCGCTGGCCGACACACTGCGCGCGCTGGTCGGCCGAGGGCCGACGCCGCGGCTCTTCCTCGCCGGCGCGATGGTCGATGCCCCACCGACCACCTATCCCGATGCGATCGCTTTGGCCGAGCCGGACTCGGCCAGCGCCGTGGTCCAGCGCCTCGCCGCCACCGGCGTCCAGTGGGTCAAGGGCTACACGCACCTGACTCCGCCACTGCTCGGCGCGCTGGTCACCGCCGCGCGGGCCCAGGGCCGTCCCGTTGCGGCGCATCTCGGCCTGACCAACGCCGTCGAGGCGGCGATGCGCGGTGTCACTTCGATCGAACACCTGAGCGGCGTCCCCGAGGCCTCGGACGATTCCGTCGCGCTGCAGGCCGAGCATCGCCGCGGCTTCTTCGACGGCTGGACCGCGTTTGAACTCGCCTGGGCCCAGATGGCCCCCGCGGCGCTCGGTGGTATTGCCCGCGACCTCGCCGCCACTGGCGTCGTGCTGGTGCCGACCCTCGGGCTGCACGAGACCTTCGCTCATCTCGACGATTCGCTGGTCTATCGCTCCCCCGATCTCGCGGCGGTGCCCGACTCGGCACGCCGCAATTGGAACGTCCCGGGGATGATCAAGCGCGCCGGCTGGACGCCGGGGATCTATCCGCGCTTCCGCGAGGCACGGCCAATCCAGGACGCCTTCGTGCGGACCTTCGTGGCCGCCGGTGGCCGCGTTGCGACCGGGACCGACGCGTCGAATCAGCTGCTCGTCCCAGGTGCCGGCGTGCACCTCGAAATGGAGCTGCTGGTGCACGCCGGCCTCTCGCCCCTCGAGGCGCTGCGGGCCGCGACCGTCAACGGCGCGCATCTCCTCCGCGCCGATCACCTCGGCCGCCTGCGCCCCGGTGCCGCCGCCGATCTCGTCGTCCTCGGCGGCGATCCCCTCGTCGAGATCCGCAACACGCGGCTGATCGTGAAGGTGATGAGCAGGGGGGAGTGGGTGAATCGATGA
- a CDS encoding DUF116 domain-containing protein, producing the protein MTAPRAELIHIDVDRRLGHEWDAWNGEPLPNGGNYDAPPALFFVWAITSLIVALGFASLGLFLLDPRIGDLHPRLPLLLWSGFGILIITVFAWWLLIGVSYLFRFPLLPPMLAERGLFLNVMGLTSKVASWFRTRDRVENASVKVYNTLALLRTRKVGHGELLLLIPRCLSRVTLDTVLSMAGKYGVPVFVATRGQLARRVIRERRPRAVVAVACERDMVTGLHDVAGKVPVLGLTMTLPAGPCKDAALDYEMLEKYLKAFVG; encoded by the coding sequence ATGACTGCCCCGCGTGCGGAACTGATCCATATCGACGTCGATCGTCGCCTCGGCCATGAGTGGGACGCATGGAACGGCGAGCCGTTGCCGAACGGCGGCAACTACGACGCGCCGCCGGCGCTCTTCTTCGTCTGGGCGATCACCTCGCTGATCGTCGCGCTCGGCTTCGCCTCGCTCGGGCTCTTCCTCCTCGACCCGCGCATCGGAGACCTGCACCCCCGACTGCCGCTCCTCCTCTGGTCGGGCTTCGGCATCCTCATCATCACCGTCTTCGCGTGGTGGCTGCTGATCGGGGTCTCGTATCTCTTCCGCTTCCCGCTGCTGCCGCCGATGCTGGCCGAGCGCGGCCTCTTCCTCAACGTGATGGGACTCACGTCGAAGGTGGCCTCGTGGTTCCGGACGCGCGATCGGGTCGAGAACGCCTCGGTGAAGGTCTACAACACGCTGGCCCTGCTGCGCACCCGCAAGGTCGGCCACGGCGAATTGCTGCTGCTCATCCCGCGCTGCCTCTCGCGCGTCACGCTCGACACCGTGCTGAGCATGGCCGGGAAGTACGGCGTGCCGGTCTTCGTCGCGACGCGCGGCCAGCTGGCGCGCCGCGTCATCCGCGAACGCCGCCCCCGCGCCGTGGTGGCGGTGGCCTGCGAGCGCGACATGGTAACGGGCCTGCATGATGTGGCGGGAAAGGTGCCGGTCCTCGGCCTGACGATGACGCTGCCGGCGGGACCCTGCAAGGATGCGGCGTTGGACTATGAGATGCTGGAGAAGTATCTGAAGGCGTTTGTGGGATGA
- a CDS encoding alpha/beta hydrolase, protein MPRPLLAALLLLPAALSAQGAKLEARAFALLGARGDTTLVERWVALGGAIRAEQRVPGGGAPLRLRLDEDPEARLERLTRISGQPDLAERAEAVSVPGFAALRMGAEGRPTARRETPAGSALLAPRSLAMLQRQLHRADQQGDIWYNGNWFTPTVTLLGDRMVIDTLRVTAIGVDTLLVESAEWQLRLAVDAEGTISGGGGRGAEGQPLRVVRLADRAAADGWLVDLGDYTAPAGAPWQTSAVTVPVGGGVTLGGTLTMPNGPAPHAAVLLLSGSGAQDRDGSTMLGYRPLRELADSLAAQGIASLRLDDRGVGASGGDYPSRTINELAEDASRALRLLAALPGVDAEALGIVGHSEGALVAMQAVANGADAKTLVLLAAPSRPGRELVALQQRYGATRMVRDSAPDRQPALIEALLQGSSEAVEALRRDSRGFRALLGYDPRAAAKRVRVPTLLLHGDQDTQVPVSQAAELAAALRRAGADAAVERLPDVNHLFLADRSGDPAGYLLLPERRLAAGAVAAVVRWLQARLP, encoded by the coding sequence ATGCCGCGCCCACTGCTGGCCGCCCTGCTGCTCCTTCCGGCTGCGCTCTCCGCGCAGGGAGCGAAGCTCGAGGCCCGCGCCTTCGCCCTCCTCGGCGCGCGCGGCGACACCACCCTCGTCGAGCGCTGGGTCGCGCTCGGTGGCGCGATCCGCGCCGAGCAGCGGGTGCCGGGCGGCGGCGCACCACTCCGCCTTCGTCTCGATGAAGACCCCGAGGCACGACTTGAGCGGCTGACTCGCATCAGCGGCCAGCCTGACCTCGCCGAGCGGGCCGAGGCCGTCAGCGTGCCCGGGTTCGCCGCGCTCCGCATGGGGGCGGAGGGGCGTCCGACGGCGCGCCGCGAGACCCCCGCGGGGAGCGCGCTGCTGGCCCCGCGGTCGCTCGCGATGCTGCAACGGCAACTGCATCGCGCCGATCAGCAGGGCGACATCTGGTACAACGGCAACTGGTTCACCCCCACCGTGACGCTGCTGGGCGATCGGATGGTGATCGATACGCTGCGGGTCACCGCGATCGGCGTCGACACGCTGCTCGTCGAGTCGGCAGAATGGCAGCTGCGATTGGCCGTGGACGCGGAGGGGACCATCAGTGGCGGCGGCGGGCGCGGCGCCGAGGGCCAGCCGCTCCGCGTGGTGCGACTGGCCGATCGCGCCGCCGCCGATGGCTGGCTCGTCGATCTGGGCGACTACACCGCGCCAGCCGGGGCGCCGTGGCAAACGAGTGCGGTCACCGTGCCCGTTGGTGGCGGCGTCACCCTCGGCGGCACCCTCACCATGCCGAATGGCCCCGCGCCCCACGCCGCCGTGCTGCTCCTCTCCGGCTCGGGGGCACAGGATCGCGACGGCAGCACCATGCTCGGCTATCGACCGCTGCGTGAACTGGCCGACTCGTTGGCGGCGCAGGGCATCGCCTCGCTCCGCCTCGATGATCGCGGCGTAGGGGCCTCCGGCGGCGACTACCCCTCCCGGACTATCAATGAGCTCGCCGAAGACGCCTCGCGGGCATTGCGGCTCCTGGCGGCCCTTCCAGGCGTCGATGCCGAGGCGCTCGGCATCGTCGGCCACAGCGAAGGCGCGTTGGTGGCGATGCAGGCGGTCGCCAACGGCGCCGATGCCAAGACGCTGGTGCTGTTGGCTGCACCATCGCGGCCCGGTCGGGAACTGGTCGCGCTGCAGCAGCGCTACGGCGCGACCCGCATGGTCCGCGACAGCGCGCCTGACAGGCAACCGGCCTTGATCGAGGCGCTGCTGCAGGGCTCGAGTGAGGCGGTCGAGGCGTTGCGGCGCGACTCGCGCGGCTTCCGTGCCCTCCTCGGCTATGACCCCCGAGCCGCCGCCAAGCGCGTCCGGGTACCGACCCTGCTGCTCCATGGCGACCAGGACACCCAGGTGCCGGTCAGCCAGGCGGCAGAACTGGCGGCCGCGCTCCGACGTGCCGGCGCGGACGCCGCGGTGGAGCGGCTTCCGGACGTGAACCATCTCTTCCTGGCCGACCGCAGTGGCGATCCCGCTGGCTACCTGCTGCTCCCCGAGCGACGGCTCGCGGCAGGGGCGGTGGCGGCGGTGGTCCGCTGGCTGCAGGCGCGGCTCCCCTGA
- a CDS encoding acetyl-CoA C-acyltransferase, with protein MTDIVFLSAVRTGFGTFGGALKDHSATDLGVIAAEAALARAGLDARLVDHAIVGNAMQTSRDAMYCARHVALRAGLAVETPAVTVNRLCGSGFEAVVQGAHRLTLGEATAVLAGGTESMSQAPHVVRGARWGIKYGPSPLLEDSLFEGLTDSFGGCAMADTAENLAQRYGITREACEAWALVSQQRAAAAWASGVFAPEVVPVMLRDRKTKQDVPWARDEHIRGDMTPEGLAKLPPVTRAGGTVTAGTASGINDGAAMLVMTTAETAAREGAAPIGRLVSWGVMGVPPEIMGIGPVPAARQALARAGMTMDQMALVEINEAFAAQYLAVARDLELDPARTNVHGGAIAIGHPLGASGARLTAHLLHALRARGGGIGLGAACIGGGQGIAVIVEGFGG; from the coding sequence ATGACGGACATCGTCTTCCTCTCCGCCGTCCGGACGGGCTTCGGCACCTTCGGTGGAGCGCTCAAGGATCATTCGGCCACCGACCTCGGCGTGATTGCCGCCGAGGCGGCGCTGGCGCGCGCGGGACTGGACGCTCGGCTGGTCGATCATGCCATCGTCGGCAACGCGATGCAGACCTCGCGCGACGCGATGTATTGCGCGCGGCACGTCGCGCTCCGCGCCGGCCTTGCGGTCGAGACACCGGCGGTCACCGTCAACCGACTCTGCGGGTCGGGCTTTGAGGCGGTGGTGCAGGGCGCCCATCGACTGACGCTCGGCGAGGCCACGGCGGTGCTCGCCGGCGGAACGGAGTCGATGAGTCAGGCGCCGCACGTGGTGCGCGGCGCCCGGTGGGGGATCAAGTACGGACCGTCGCCGCTGCTGGAAGACTCGCTCTTCGAGGGGCTCACCGATTCGTTCGGTGGTTGCGCGATGGCCGACACCGCGGAGAACCTGGCGCAGCGGTATGGCATCACGCGGGAGGCCTGCGAGGCGTGGGCACTGGTGTCGCAACAGCGCGCGGCGGCGGCGTGGGCGAGCGGCGTGTTCGCCCCCGAGGTGGTGCCGGTGATGCTGCGCGACCGCAAGACGAAGCAGGACGTGCCCTGGGCGCGCGACGAGCACATCCGCGGCGACATGACACCCGAAGGACTCGCCAAGTTGCCGCCGGTGACGCGGGCGGGGGGCACGGTCACGGCAGGCACCGCCTCGGGGATCAACGACGGTGCGGCGATGCTGGTGATGACCACCGCCGAGACGGCGGCGCGTGAGGGTGCCGCGCCGATCGGGCGACTGGTGTCGTGGGGCGTGATGGGGGTGCCGCCGGAGATCATGGGGATCGGCCCGGTGCCGGCCGCGCGCCAGGCGCTGGCACGCGCCGGGATGACGATGGACCAGATGGCACTGGTCGAGATCAACGAGGCGTTCGCGGCGCAGTATCTGGCGGTGGCGCGCGACCTCGAACTCGACCCCGCGCGCACCAACGTGCACGGCGGGGCGATCGCGATCGGTCACCCGCTCGGCGCCAGCGGCGCGCGGCTCACCGCGCACCTGTTGCATGCGCTGCGGGCGCGCGGTGGCGGGATCGGCCTGGGTGCGGCCTGCATCGGCGGCGGGCAGGGCATCGCGGTGATCGTCGAAGGGTTCGGGGGCTGA